TCTGCTACGGCAACGCCAGCGCTGGTTAAAGCGGCTTTCTTCTCTTCAGCAGAGCCTGAGCCTAATGATATTATCGCTCCAGCGTGCCCCATTCTCTTACCTTTCGGCGCAGACCTACCAGCAATATATGCGACTACGGGCTTTGATAAACCTTTGTTACGCAGGTAGGCTGCTAACCTCTCTTCGGCATCCCCACCTATTTCACCTATAACTACAACGGCTTCGGTCTCCTGATCTTCTTCAAACATCTTAAACACGTCTACAAAATCTAACCCAATAACAGGGTCTCCACCTATTCCAATCGCTGTGCTCTGCCCAAACCCGCTCTTGGTAAGAGCCCAAGCCACTTCATACATCAAGGTCCCGCTTCTTGACACTACCCCAACCCCGCCTCTCTTGAATAGGTGTCCAGGCATTATCCCAACCTTAGCTTCGCCTGGCGTTATCACACCGGGACAATTCGGTCCTATAACCTTAACATCCTTGCTTGATGCGTAGGCGAGCATCTTCATGGTATCGTGCACAGGTATACGCTCAGTTATTACGATGATAAGCTTGATCTCTGCATCTACAGCCTCGTTTACGGCATCTGGTGCTGAAGGTGCTGGTACGAAGATTATTGAGGTGTTGATGTCTGGGTGTTTATCTAGAGCTTCTGCTACCGAATCGTAGACTGGTATATCATTAACATAGGTCCCACCTTTACCTGGTGTTACGCCTGCAAGAATCTTTGTGCCATATCTGAGCATATGGGCTGCGTGTAAGGATCCCTCCCTACCAGTTATCCCCTGTATGAGCACTTGTGTGCTAGAGTTTATGAGTATTGCCAATTTTTAACCCCCCTACTCGCCTTCACAGCGGCTTCGGCTGCTTCTTCTAAGCTCTCATAATATCCTATACCTGCATCCCTCAGTATCTTACGCCCCTCTTCTTCATTCGCACCAACCAATCTCACGACAGCAGGCACGCCTTTGGTTACTGAAAGAGCTTTCACCAAGCCTAGCGCTACTTCGTCACATCTTGTTATACCACCGAGGACATTCAAGAACAGCACCCTCACTTTGGGGTTTCTTAAAGCTATTTTGAGAGCTTTTTCAACAATCTCCTCCGTCGCCCCCCCGCCTACATCAAGGAAGCAAGCTGGTCTACCGCCAAAGATAGTTACGGTGTCCAGCGTGGCCATAACTAGTCCAGCACCATTTCCAACTATCGCTATATCGCCATCTAATTCCACGTAGCTTAGACCCTCACGCCTCGCCTCCCTTTCAAGCTCGGTGAGATCTTCGTCTTCCTGACCGAATTCGCCGTGCCTAAATAGAGCGTTATCATCGATTATGATCCTAGCGTCAAGAGCTATTAGTGAGCCGTCTTCCGCTAAGGCTAGCGGGTTACTTTCTAGCAGCTCACAGTCAAGATTTTGAAAGAGTGCGTATAGGTTAAGCGTGAGCTCAGTAAACGCTTTGGCTTCTTCTCCTTTCAGACCAATGGACCTCGCTATCTGATAGGCTTGGTGGCGCATAAGACCCACAAGCGGGTCTATATGCCTCTTCACTAGCAGATCGGATCGCGTCCTCAGAAGTTCTTCTATGTCGATGCCTCCAACACTAGACGCTAAAACGATCGGCATCCTTGCTGAGCGGTCGATCGTGAAACCCAAGTAGAGCTCCTCCTTAGCTTT
The Nitrososphaerota archaeon genome window above contains:
- the sucC gene encoding ADP-forming succinate--CoA ligase subunit beta; amino-acid sequence: MKLQEYEALRAFSTVNVKVPRHILVRDVEEAVSAYRAIGGPVMLKAQVTVAGRGKAGGVVKADSESTVRSEAERLFKTEINGLKVRAILVEEWIKAKEELYLGFTIDRSARMPIVLASSVGGIDIEELLRTRSDLLVKRHIDPLVGLMRHQAYQIARSIGLKGEEAKAFTELTLNLYALFQNLDCELLESNPLALAEDGSLIALDARIIIDDNALFRHGEFGQEDEDLTELEREARREGLSYVELDGDIAIVGNGAGLVMATLDTVTIFGGRPACFLDVGGGATEEIVEKALKIALRNPKVRVLFLNVLGGITRCDEVALGLVKALSVTKGVPAVVRLVGANEEEGRKILRDAGIGYYESLEEAAEAAVKASRGVKNWQYS
- the sucD gene encoding succinate--CoA ligase subunit alpha codes for the protein MAILINSSTQVLIQGITGREGSLHAAHMLRYGTKILAGVTPGKGGTYVNDIPVYDSVAEALDKHPDINTSIIFVPAPSAPDAVNEAVDAEIKLIIVITERIPVHDTMKMLAYASSKDVKVIGPNCPGVITPGEAKVGIMPGHLFKRGGVGVVSRSGTLMYEVAWALTKSGFGQSTAIGIGGDPVIGLDFVDVFKMFEEDQETEAVVVIGEIGGDAEERLAAYLRNKGLSKPVVAYIAGRSAPKGKRMGHAGAIISLGSGSAEEKKAALTSAGVAVAELPSQIPLLLKNALSTRTVIDKRRLGAK